One segment of Corynebacterium caspium DSM 44850 DNA contains the following:
- a CDS encoding DEAD/DEAH box helicase produces the protein MKGTLRAWQAQALAKYLLRKPKDFLAVATPGAGKTTFALRVATELLDKRRVDRVIVVVPTEHLKLQWSQAAARIGISLDPKFKNTDAVNPSYDGVVVTYAQVALAPHKHYAVSTAKRSLVILDEIHHGGDARSWGDGIREAYDSAEHRLSLTGTPFRSDDSQIPFVQYTDDGEGHLISQADHTYGYADALADGVVRPVVFLAYSGEARWRDSAGEEYAARLGEPLNAEETTRAWRTALDPKGQWIPEVLQAAHKRLLQIRKNMPDAGGLVIASDTKTARAYARILGRISNNPVTVVLSDEAGASDRIEEFSQSTSEWMVAVRMVSEGVDVPRLMVGVYATAASTPLFFAQAIGRFVRSRMPGEMASIFLPSVPVLLDLAAKLEKSRDHVLGKPHRESEGFEEALLADANREKNEPDEVASYISIGANAELDSVIYEGSTYGTGTVAGSAEEADYLGLPGLLDAEQMRILLKQREKAQLDARSQAAAKASANPINRPVSPPRAGQIEAASVTTTASRIASEEIPELRKNLNAIVASIAASTGRPHGAIHTEARKACGGPPTALCSAEQLRQRIDYLRKW, from the coding sequence ATTAAAGGCACCTTGCGTGCTTGGCAGGCGCAGGCTTTGGCAAAGTATTTACTGCGCAAACCTAAAGACTTTCTGGCTGTAGCTACCCCCGGAGCAGGTAAAACTACCTTCGCACTGCGAGTGGCTACAGAACTTTTAGATAAGCGTCGAGTAGACCGGGTAATTGTGGTCGTTCCCACCGAACACCTCAAATTGCAATGGTCCCAGGCTGCGGCTCGTATCGGAATTTCTTTAGACCCTAAATTTAAAAATACCGATGCCGTCAATCCTTCCTATGACGGGGTAGTAGTTACATACGCACAGGTAGCGCTAGCTCCGCATAAACATTATGCAGTTTCCACCGCCAAACGCAGCCTGGTTATTCTAGACGAGATTCACCACGGCGGCGATGCCCGTAGCTGGGGCGATGGCATCCGTGAAGCCTATGACAGCGCTGAACATCGGCTCTCTTTAACTGGAACACCTTTTCGATCCGATGATTCTCAAATCCCTTTTGTCCAATACACAGACGACGGGGAAGGCCACCTAATAAGCCAAGCAGACCATACTTATGGTTATGCAGATGCCTTAGCCGACGGTGTAGTGCGCCCAGTTGTATTCTTGGCTTATTCAGGCGAGGCGCGCTGGAGAGATAGTGCCGGGGAGGAATATGCCGCCCGCCTCGGGGAACCCTTAAACGCCGAGGAAACCACGCGAGCTTGGCGAACTGCCCTAGACCCTAAAGGGCAATGGATCCCAGAAGTATTACAGGCCGCCCATAAGCGCCTGTTGCAAATCCGAAAAAATATGCCCGATGCCGGCGGCCTAGTCATAGCCTCTGATACCAAAACTGCCCGAGCCTACGCGCGCATCCTGGGCCGAATTTCGAATAACCCAGTTACCGTGGTGCTTTCCGATGAAGCCGGAGCCTCTGATCGTATCGAAGAATTTTCACAATCTACTTCAGAGTGGATGGTAGCGGTGCGCATGGTTTCAGAAGGTGTGGACGTGCCGCGCCTGATGGTGGGGGTATATGCCACAGCGGCTTCCACGCCACTATTTTTTGCCCAGGCCATTGGGCGCTTTGTGCGCTCGCGCATGCCAGGAGAAATGGCCAGTATCTTCCTGCCTTCGGTACCAGTGCTCTTGGATCTGGCTGCAAAGCTTGAGAAATCAAGAGATCACGTACTTGGAAAACCACACCGCGAAAGCGAAGGGTTTGAAGAGGCCTTATTAGCAGATGCCAATAGGGAAAAGAATGAACCAGATGAAGTAGCCTCCTATATTTCTATCGGGGCCAATGCTGAGTTAGATTCCGTAATTTATGAAGGTTCCACCTACGGAACTGGAACTGTTGCGGGATCTGCTGAAGAAGCCGACTACTTAGGGCTCCCCGGACTTCTCGACGCTGAACAAATGCGCATATTGCTCAAACAGCGCGAAAAAGCCCAACTCGATGCGCGCAGCCAAGCAGCCGCAAAAGCTAGTGCCAACCCCATAAATAGGCCCGTTTCGCCGCCGCGCGCCGGGCAAATAGAAGCTGCTTCGGTAACTACCACAGCTTCGCGTATCGCAAGTGAAGAAATTCCAGAGCTACGCAAAAACCTAAATGCGATAGTCGCATCCATCGCCGCCAGCACGGGAAGACCTCACGGCGCAATACATACTGAAGCTCGGAAAGCTTGTGGAGGACCACCTACTGCATTATGTTCGGCTGAACAACTTCGCCAGCGCATAGACTACCTAAGGAAATGGTAA
- a CDS encoding RNA polymerase sigma factor, with product MAAKGTSDNAASIVNASSTETSHSAVKKTAKKVARKTARKASPRTPSDTVVAAVSSSAAGSDQSLAKEAETATAPAKKATKKVAKKTAKKTAKKTARKATAKAVVTAAVTAASKKAAIDATSEEKATPAKKTAKKTTKKTAKKTVAKKTTVKKAATKKTTAKKTAAKTTVPAAPKDISIPAPELDDLTTLVPTEDQDEFDAVLDVDADEVAVDVEDVDDDEAVVVGIDTSERDDSVWDEDESAALRQARKDAQLTASADSVRAYLKQIGKVALLNAEQEVSLAKRIEAGLYATYRMEQMEAAYNNGDKNAKLTPAVKRDLRAIARDGRKAKNHLLEANLRLVVSLAKRYTGRGMAFLDLIQEGNLGLIRAVEKFDYSKGYKFSTYATWWIRQAITRAMADQARTIRIPVHMVEVINKLGRIQRELLQDLGREPTPLELAREMDITEEKVLEIQQYAREPISLDQTIGDEGDSQLGDFIEDSEAVVAVDAVSFTLLQDQLQDVLHTLSEREAGVVRLRFGLTDGMPRTLDEIGQVYGVTRERIRQIESKTMAKLRHPSRSQVLRDYLE from the coding sequence GTGGCAGCCAAGGGTACTTCAGATAACGCAGCTTCCATAGTGAATGCTTCGTCTACTGAAACGTCGCACTCCGCGGTGAAGAAAACAGCCAAGAAAGTGGCTCGCAAAACTGCTCGCAAAGCAAGTCCGCGCACTCCTTCCGACACCGTAGTGGCAGCTGTTTCATCCTCAGCTGCAGGGTCAGATCAGTCTCTTGCAAAGGAGGCTGAAACCGCAACTGCTCCGGCAAAGAAGGCAACAAAAAAGGTAGCCAAGAAGACCGCTAAAAAAACCGCAAAGAAAACTGCGCGCAAGGCCACGGCTAAGGCAGTCGTCACTGCAGCAGTTACAGCAGCTTCTAAAAAAGCTGCCATTGACGCCACTTCTGAAGAAAAAGCCACTCCGGCTAAGAAAACAGCCAAAAAGACTACTAAGAAAACTGCTAAAAAAACTGTAGCCAAGAAAACCACAGTTAAAAAAGCTGCAACGAAGAAGACGACCGCTAAAAAAACTGCGGCTAAAACCACTGTTCCAGCAGCTCCTAAAGATATTTCAATCCCGGCACCAGAGCTAGATGATCTAACAACACTTGTCCCAACTGAGGATCAAGATGAGTTTGATGCAGTTCTAGATGTAGATGCCGATGAGGTCGCTGTCGATGTCGAAGATGTTGACGATGATGAGGCCGTTGTAGTAGGTATCGACACCTCTGAGCGCGATGATTCAGTTTGGGATGAAGACGAATCGGCCGCGCTGCGGCAGGCTCGTAAAGATGCCCAATTAACTGCTTCTGCTGACTCAGTCCGTGCTTATCTCAAGCAAATCGGCAAAGTAGCTCTACTAAATGCTGAGCAAGAAGTATCACTTGCTAAACGCATTGAAGCTGGGCTTTATGCAACATATCGCATGGAGCAGATGGAAGCCGCTTATAATAATGGTGATAAAAATGCCAAGCTCACTCCGGCAGTTAAGCGTGATCTGCGCGCAATTGCCCGCGATGGACGCAAAGCAAAAAACCATCTGCTAGAAGCGAACCTTCGCTTAGTTGTTTCCTTAGCTAAACGCTATACCGGGCGCGGTATGGCCTTCCTTGATCTAATTCAGGAAGGCAACCTTGGTTTGATTCGTGCGGTGGAGAAATTCGATTATTCCAAGGGATATAAGTTCTCCACCTATGCCACCTGGTGGATTCGCCAGGCTATTACCCGCGCAATGGCTGATCAAGCGCGCACCATTCGTATCCCGGTACACATGGTGGAAGTTATCAACAAACTGGGTCGTATTCAGCGCGAACTTCTCCAAGATCTTGGTCGCGAACCTACGCCACTTGAGCTGGCGCGCGAAATGGATATTACTGAAGAAAAAGTTTTAGAAATTCAGCAATATGCTCGTGAACCCATTTCTTTGGATCAGACAATTGGTGATGAAGGCGATAGTCAGCTCGGTGATTTCATCGAAGACTCAGAGGCTGTAGTTGCAGTAGACGCCGTATCTTTCACCTTGCTCCAAGATCAGCTGCAAGATGTATTGCATACACTTTCTGAACGTGAAGCTGGTGTAGTACGGTTGCGCTTTGGGCTTACCGATGGAATGCCACGGACCCTGGATGAAATTGGTCAAGTTTATGGGGTCACCCGTGAACGTATCCGCCAGATTGAATCTAAGACCATGGCTAAGCTGCGACACCCATCACGTTCCCAGGTACTACGCGATTATCTCGAATAA
- the ppgK gene encoding polyphosphate--glucose phosphotransferase, with amino-acid sequence MTTTSDHHLGFGIDIGGSGIKGALIDLNEGELADTRRRIATPQPATPEAVAAVVSKIVFGQGWDGPVGITIPSVVRHQTALSAANIDPTWINTKVGNLFSTALEGREVTVLNDADAAGLAESRFGDPRARQGAVIFLTLGTGIGSAFLLNGELFPNTEIGHLLVGTKEAEHIAAASVKSKKDWSYKKYARKLSSVLREYEKLFSPEFFIIGGGISRHSDRWLPHLDVNTEVIPAQLRNRAGMIGAAIAAQQGIRP; translated from the coding sequence ATGACCACTACTAGCGATCATCATCTTGGCTTTGGTATTGATATAGGCGGCTCTGGAATTAAAGGCGCCCTAATTGACCTTAATGAAGGTGAATTAGCAGATACCCGTCGACGCATAGCTACCCCGCAACCGGCAACTCCAGAAGCTGTGGCTGCGGTAGTTTCCAAGATTGTTTTCGGTCAAGGTTGGGATGGTCCTGTGGGCATAACTATCCCTTCAGTGGTTCGCCATCAAACCGCGCTAAGTGCTGCCAATATTGACCCCACCTGGATTAATACTAAGGTAGGAAACTTATTTAGCACCGCTCTTGAGGGCCGTGAAGTAACTGTATTAAACGATGCAGATGCTGCTGGTTTAGCAGAATCTCGTTTTGGAGATCCGCGTGCCCGTCAAGGTGCGGTGATTTTTCTAACACTTGGAACTGGTATTGGTTCGGCTTTCCTACTAAATGGGGAACTTTTTCCTAATACCGAAATTGGGCACTTGCTAGTGGGAACTAAAGAAGCTGAACATATTGCCGCAGCTTCCGTGAAATCCAAAAAGGACTGGAGCTATAAGAAATATGCTCGCAAGCTTTCTTCCGTTCTCCGCGAATATGAGAAATTATTTTCTCCTGAATTTTTCATTATTGGCGGCGGTATTTCTAGGCATTCAGATCGCTGGCTGCCCCACCTTGATGTAAATACGGAGGTAATCCCGGCACAGTTGCGAAATCGCGCCGGGATGATCGGAGCAGCTATCGCAGCTCAGCAAGGAATTCGCCCTTAA
- a CDS encoding DUF3093 domain-containing protein, which produces MDAAPLRVLYRERQWVPLVWWPLAAIIVALLTAQLAHNRSIVWLIVPAIVLSFLAVWILISLSSTIVQVEQDAQGTRWLLAGSAILPDEVVSRSLAVPATAKRNAMGRQLDPAAFVVSHGWIYEMVMLILDDPNDPTPYWLIGTKNPEKLLRAFLPEQADAALAGLAVT; this is translated from the coding sequence ATGGACGCAGCACCGTTGCGAGTGCTCTACAGGGAACGGCAGTGGGTGCCCCTTGTTTGGTGGCCACTAGCAGCAATTATTGTGGCTTTATTAACGGCGCAACTGGCCCATAACCGTTCAATTGTCTGGCTTATTGTCCCCGCGATTGTGCTCTCATTTCTAGCTGTTTGGATCTTAATCTCACTTTCTTCCACGATTGTGCAAGTTGAGCAAGACGCCCAAGGGACTCGATGGCTATTAGCTGGTTCGGCGATTTTGCCAGATGAAGTGGTATCTCGTTCTTTAGCGGTACCGGCTACAGCTAAGCGCAATGCGATGGGACGCCAACTAGATCCGGCGGCCTTTGTGGTATCTCACGGGTGGATTTATGAGATGGTTATGTTGATTTTGGATGACCCAAATGACCCCACACCCTATTGGTTAATTGGTACTAAAAACCCCGAAAAGCTGCTTAGAGCCTTTTTACCAGAGCAAGCAGATGCTGCCCTAGCAGGCCTGGCAGTTACCTAA
- the dut gene encoding dUTP diphosphatase, which yields MSDSTTPVPSIAIKKLHPQAQLPVRAHHDDAGADLFAVTTQVLQPGERALIPTGIALELPVGTVGLIHPRSGLAARFGISIVNSPGTIDAGYRGEIKVCLINLDPTNAFTVEPGMRIAQLLVQKVELVDFHETTELDSTARGMGGYGSTGFGSLKEN from the coding sequence ATGAGTGATTCGACAACCCCAGTACCATCAATAGCGATTAAAAAACTACACCCGCAAGCACAGCTGCCCGTCCGTGCGCACCACGACGATGCCGGGGCAGACCTCTTCGCAGTTACCACCCAAGTACTCCAACCAGGGGAACGAGCCCTAATTCCTACCGGGATTGCGCTAGAACTTCCGGTGGGCACCGTGGGATTGATTCATCCGCGTTCCGGGTTAGCCGCAAGATTTGGGATCAGCATTGTTAATTCCCCTGGCACCATTGATGCAGGTTATCGTGGTGAAATTAAGGTTTGTCTCATAAATTTGGATCCCACTAATGCTTTTACTGTGGAACCGGGAATGCGTATTGCACAGTTACTAGTACAAAAGGTAGAGCTGGTAGATTTTCATGAAACTACCGAACTGGACTCCACAGCACGCGGTATGGGTGGATATGGCTCTACCGGATTTGGATCTCTAAAAGAAAACTAG
- a CDS encoding inositol monophosphatase family protein, whose product MSASKILGIKDCLELQKIAGEIATSAAALIRKQRAELQRTGKLSFSFTNKTSAVDPVTVVDRAAEEFIVAELKRLRPQDGLLGEEGSDQRSQSGITWIIDPIDGTVNFLYGIPAYAVSIAATLGNEILAGAVINVVSQELYLAARGHQATRQKPGEEPITLKVSGATELGKSLVATGFSYEAPRRQQQAALLSQILPRVRDIRRIGSAALDLCRLAEGSVDLYYEHGLHPWDFAAGTLIAREAGAKVYTPNLAEPERPWTAVVGYAPSLESQWQQLQKEIKFPLNLES is encoded by the coding sequence ATGTCTGCATCGAAAATATTAGGAATAAAAGACTGTCTGGAACTACAGAAAATAGCTGGCGAAATTGCCACCTCAGCAGCAGCTCTAATTAGAAAACAGCGCGCAGAACTGCAGCGAACTGGAAAACTCAGCTTCTCATTTACTAATAAAACCTCAGCAGTTGATCCAGTTACAGTTGTTGATAGGGCCGCGGAAGAATTTATTGTCGCTGAGTTAAAGCGATTGCGCCCTCAAGATGGGCTTTTAGGAGAAGAAGGCTCCGACCAGCGAAGTCAAAGTGGGATTACCTGGATTATTGATCCCATCGATGGCACTGTGAATTTCTTATACGGAATACCTGCTTATGCAGTATCTATTGCCGCTACTTTAGGAAATGAGATTTTAGCTGGTGCCGTGATTAATGTAGTTAGTCAAGAGCTATATCTTGCGGCCCGCGGCCACCAGGCGACTCGGCAAAAGCCCGGGGAGGAGCCCATAACGCTAAAGGTTAGCGGGGCTACGGAACTGGGTAAGTCTTTAGTAGCTACGGGTTTTTCTTATGAGGCCCCTAGACGTCAGCAGCAAGCCGCTTTACTTAGTCAGATTTTGCCCCGGGTACGCGATATTCGGCGCATTGGATCGGCAGCTCTAGATCTATGCCGTTTAGCTGAAGGTTCTGTGGATTTATATTATGAACATGGCTTGCATCCTTGGGATTTCGCTGCCGGCACCCTAATTGCCCGCGAAGCCGGCGCAAAGGTTTATACTCCGAATTTGGCTGAACCAGAGCGTCCGTGGACGGCGGTAGTAGGATATGCCCCCAGCTTGGAAAGCCAATGGCAGCAACTGCAAAAAGAGATCAAATTCCCGTTGAATTTAGAATCTTAA
- a CDS encoding DUF3710 domain-containing protein → MAWWPFKKTDEPAAELTAEETLGGQEAPEEATELAPTPTHDALSGDTGPFDGDTVDIEEFDFTDFSNGILNLGSMRLPLPKKSQVQLEMGDNGPRMLHIVTEFGRITPVAFAAPRDSGQWDQALGEIKESMESEGLEVEFLTGPWGRELIGTGDHGAVMRMLGVDGPRWMLRFTMVGPTEKAEELAELGRELAARTFVYRGSEAILAGNSLPIALPQPLVDQVSEVMKNRQSPTVES, encoded by the coding sequence ATGGCATGGTGGCCATTTAAAAAAACTGACGAACCCGCAGCTGAATTAACTGCCGAAGAAACACTAGGTGGGCAAGAAGCTCCGGAAGAAGCAACGGAACTGGCTCCAACCCCAACTCATGATGCGCTATCAGGTGATACTGGCCCCTTTGATGGCGACACCGTAGACATTGAAGAATTCGACTTCACAGATTTCTCAAATGGCATACTCAATCTTGGTTCCATGCGCCTACCTTTGCCAAAGAAATCTCAAGTGCAATTAGAAATGGGCGATAATGGCCCTCGAATGCTTCATATTGTCACCGAATTTGGACGCATCACTCCGGTAGCTTTTGCTGCCCCACGAGACTCTGGCCAATGGGATCAAGCTTTAGGCGAGATCAAAGAATCCATGGAATCTGAAGGCCTAGAAGTAGAATTTCTAACTGGGCCTTGGGGAAGAGAACTAATTGGAACCGGCGATCACGGTGCCGTGATGCGCATGCTCGGTGTTGACGGTCCGCGCTGGATGTTGCGCTTTACGATGGTAGGACCCACCGAAAAAGCCGAGGAACTAGCTGAACTTGGACGCGAACTTGCGGCCAGAACTTTTGTATACCGCGGCAGCGAAGCTATTTTGGCCGGAAACTCCCTACCTATTGCCTTACCGCAACCTTTGGTAGATCAAGTATCTGAAGTCATGAAAAATCGCCAATCCCCGACAGTTGAAAGCTAA
- a CDS encoding DUF3039 domain-containing protein, which yields MIGAVSTSTQTIERPDIKDATTNDSDTPKFFHYVKKDQIIDSAIHGKMVQALCGETFPVTKQAKPGSPVCPDCERIYKSLRRG from the coding sequence ATGATAGGGGCCGTGAGTACCTCAACCCAGACTATTGAACGTCCAGATATTAAGGACGCCACCACAAATGACAGTGACACACCAAAGTTCTTCCACTATGTGAAAAAGGATCAAATTATTGATTCCGCTATTCACGGCAAGATGGTACAAGCCCTCTGTGGAGAAACTTTCCCAGTAACCAAACAAGCTAAGCCAGGTTCGCCAGTATGCCCAGACTGCGAGCGTATTTATAAGAGCTTAAGACGCGGCTAA
- a CDS encoding DUF4193 domain-containing protein, with the protein MATDYDAPRVRIEDEIEADSLEGLKAAESGSPSIDDDGEIVDSFEPPTMDVSGEELNVTVIPRKEDEFTCSSCFIVQNKKRIAYIEDDGSIICLDCE; encoded by the coding sequence GTGGCTACTGATTACGACGCTCCACGCGTAAGAATAGAAGACGAAATTGAGGCAGATTCTCTCGAAGGGTTAAAGGCTGCGGAGTCTGGCAGCCCCAGCATCGATGATGACGGAGAAATTGTTGATTCCTTTGAACCGCCCACAATGGACGTTAGTGGCGAAGAGCTTAACGTTACGGTGATTCCGCGAAAGGAAGATGAATTTACCTGCTCAAGCTGCTTTATTGTGCAGAATAAAAAACGTATTGCCTATATCGAAGACGATGGTTCTATTATCTGCCTGGATTGCGAATAG
- a CDS encoding DUF3099 domain-containing protein produces MRQRQAELITSKQRSASQNRQHRERMYALLQGVRIPLIALGFVAFAVWHAWWLTLILIIISIPLPWVAVVIANGRGEPRDKRTPQVYKPAMWRATAAENASLSAVENPQLPPAVIPIIED; encoded by the coding sequence ATGAGACAGCGGCAGGCCGAGCTAATCACCTCCAAGCAGCGCAGTGCCTCCCAAAATCGTCAACATCGGGAGCGAATGTACGCTCTATTACAGGGGGTTCGCATTCCTCTGATTGCGCTGGGCTTCGTAGCTTTTGCGGTCTGGCATGCATGGTGGCTCACGCTAATTTTGATCATTATTTCAATTCCACTGCCGTGGGTAGCTGTAGTAATTGCTAATGGACGCGGTGAACCTCGCGATAAACGAACTCCTCAGGTATATAAGCCTGCGATGTGGCGAGCAACGGCAGCAGAAAACGCCAGCCTCTCTGCTGTGGAGAACCCACAGCTTCCTCCAGCTGTTATTCCTATTATTGAGGATTAA
- a CDS encoding class I SAM-dependent RNA methyltransferase, protein MPQQPTAQPTSQPAAQLELAVGDTLEITISRMAHGGEGIGEAADGRVVFVAGGLPGDRLIATLTQVKKRFARAELKEITSPGDYRVAARCPAASAGAGCCDFNHLDPAKELSLKTEILQGQLSRIKGHETLPKITARSLKPNSGWRTRTRLGIDANGRAGIRKLRSNDLITEVACSQNLPGLLDGIVGPGSKTFRPGAELIVVRDDAGERHVVETRKASRGRRSETIHKVVEGSGEVVERVSGQEFRFPATAFWQAHTAAPQRYSEIVKTWLSELLTKAKRSENIQDLPKLPVAWDLYGGVGLFSSAIGQALENSGYTNIKQGAVVHSVDYSPAAKKSDRELSAKAKTATVEVHSGMVEKLVDQLPSPVAVVLDPPRTGAGEQVVKAVAAAKPLAVVHIGCDAATLSRDLQSWLDSGYQVQRIELIDAFPGTHHYEIITALVPAHT, encoded by the coding sequence TTGCCGCAACAACCCACCGCCCAACCCACCTCTCAACCCGCTGCGCAACTGGAACTAGCAGTTGGCGACACCCTCGAAATCACCATAAGTAGAATGGCCCACGGCGGAGAGGGCATCGGCGAAGCTGCAGACGGAAGAGTTGTATTCGTAGCAGGTGGGCTCCCCGGTGATCGCCTCATAGCTACCCTCACCCAGGTTAAAAAACGTTTTGCGCGCGCAGAACTAAAAGAGATCACCAGCCCAGGTGACTACCGCGTAGCAGCTCGTTGTCCCGCAGCTAGTGCTGGAGCTGGTTGCTGTGATTTCAACCATCTAGACCCCGCCAAAGAACTAAGCCTTAAAACTGAGATTCTGCAAGGTCAGCTTTCCCGCATCAAAGGCCATGAAACCCTGCCTAAAATCACCGCTAGATCCCTTAAACCAAATAGTGGTTGGCGCACGCGTACTCGCCTAGGTATTGATGCCAATGGGCGCGCTGGAATCCGGAAATTACGTTCTAATGACCTGATTACCGAGGTTGCTTGTTCCCAGAATTTGCCAGGGTTACTTGATGGCATCGTCGGGCCAGGTAGTAAAACTTTCCGCCCTGGTGCGGAATTAATCGTGGTCCGTGATGATGCCGGTGAACGCCATGTGGTAGAAACCCGAAAAGCTAGCCGCGGACGACGCAGCGAAACCATTCATAAGGTAGTAGAAGGCAGCGGTGAAGTCGTTGAAAGAGTATCTGGCCAGGAGTTCCGCTTCCCGGCTACAGCTTTTTGGCAAGCTCATACCGCTGCGCCACAGCGCTATAGCGAGATTGTGAAAACTTGGTTAAGCGAGCTTTTGACAAAGGCTAAACGCAGCGAAAATATTCAAGACTTGCCTAAGCTTCCCGTAGCTTGGGATCTCTACGGTGGCGTGGGCTTATTTAGTTCTGCTATTGGTCAAGCACTTGAAAATTCTGGTTATACCAATATTAAACAAGGTGCTGTCGTGCATTCGGTGGATTATTCGCCGGCTGCAAAGAAATCTGATCGTGAGCTTTCTGCTAAGGCAAAGACTGCCACTGTTGAAGTACATAGTGGCATGGTTGAAAAGCTAGTAGATCAGTTGCCTTCTCCAGTAGCTGTAGTTTTAGATCCGCCGCGTACTGGTGCCGGAGAGCAGGTGGTAAAGGCGGTAGCTGCAGCCAAACCGCTAGCAGTAGTCCATATTGGATGTGATGCGGCAACTTTATCGCGGGATTTACAAAGTTGGTTGGATTCTGGTTACCAGGTGCAACGAATAGAGCTAATAGATGCTTTCCCCGGTACCCATCACTATGAAATCATTACTGCTTTAGTTCCAGCGCACACTTAA
- a CDS encoding DUF3159 domain-containing protein gives MGVEPQDKTVLEQMGGVNGIISSTLPIFVLVPVNSKWGLVPALVSALGVAALVLIWSLIRKTTLQPAISGFIGVAICAGIAWWTGEAKGYFLYGIWMSLIYGIICLVSVVLKWPLVGLIWEGINAAGTAWRNNKELRRAYSWATIAWGLVSFARFYVQHFLYNGDNANILAFTRIAMGLPLTAALVIFCIVLVRRAKKLTPVETPPEILAELEEKL, from the coding sequence ATGGGCGTCGAACCACAAGATAAAACTGTCCTAGAACAAATGGGTGGGGTAAACGGGATAATATCTTCAACCTTGCCGATATTTGTGCTAGTGCCAGTTAACTCCAAATGGGGGCTAGTACCAGCCCTAGTTTCTGCCCTCGGGGTAGCCGCACTGGTATTGATTTGGAGCTTAATTCGCAAAACAACCTTGCAGCCAGCGATCTCTGGATTTATAGGGGTAGCAATCTGTGCGGGGATAGCCTGGTGGACCGGTGAGGCTAAGGGATATTTCCTCTATGGGATTTGGATGTCGTTAATTTATGGCATTATCTGCCTGGTATCAGTAGTTCTTAAATGGCCCTTAGTTGGCCTAATTTGGGAAGGCATTAACGCTGCTGGAACTGCGTGGCGAAATAATAAAGAATTGCGTCGTGCGTATAGTTGGGCCACCATTGCCTGGGGCTTAGTATCTTTTGCCCGCTTCTATGTGCAACACTTCCTATATAACGGTGATAATGCCAATATCTTGGCCTTCACCCGCATAGCCATGGGATTGCCCCTCACAGCAGCCCTGGTTATCTTCTGCATTGTGTTAGTTCGCCGTGCCAAGAAGTTAACACCAGTAGAAACTCCTCCCGAGATTCTTGCAGAACTCGAAGAAAAACTTTAA